One Acinetobacter pullicarnis genomic region harbors:
- a CDS encoding helix-turn-helix domain-containing protein produces MVVCKLPILLAERKMRVADLIRGTGINKTTLHKLYNGDLTRIDLDTINRICDYLDIQVGDLFVFEKDI; encoded by the coding sequence ATGGTTGTTTGTAAGCTGCCTATTTTGTTGGCGGAGCGCAAAATGCGTGTTGCAGATCTAATCCGTGGTACTGGAATTAATAAAACAACATTGCACAAACTTTATAATGGAGATTTAACAAGGATTGATTTGGATACAATTAATCGCATTTGCGACTACTTAGATATACAAGTAGGGGACTTATTTGTTTTTGAAAAAGATATTTAA
- a CDS encoding BolA family protein — protein MSLEQQLIERLNLLQPEHLQVMNESAGHGGYFPGKESHFKVIVVSEQFVGLRLVQRHQKVYAAAAELMTPGKIHALAIHAYVPEEWQGQAPDSPICANAPKST, from the coding sequence ATGAGTCTAGAACAACAATTGATTGAACGCTTAAATCTGTTACAGCCCGAGCATCTGCAAGTAATGAATGAATCTGCAGGGCATGGCGGTTATTTTCCAGGGAAAGAATCCCATTTTAAGGTTATCGTTGTCAGTGAGCAGTTTGTGGGTTTGCGCTTGGTACAACGTCATCAAAAAGTGTATGCCGCTGCAGCCGAATTGATGACTCCAGGTAAAATTCACGCATTGGCAATCCACGCCTATGTGCCAGAAGAATGGCAGGGTCAAGCCCCTGATAGCCCAATCTGTGCAAACGCACCTAAATCTACTTAA
- a CDS encoding SirB2 family protein: MDTHLIIKIIHMSSATLALGVFIARAFTLFVGTTAQQQPNPKGRVLFVALQHLSYTAVVLTGVTLLVMNDFKVQPWFYAKIILFLVLLSTQIKTYKRDDSILLAQRRAGLGIGALAFIAILLLIMIKPAFG, encoded by the coding sequence ATGGATACCCATCTCATTATTAAAATTATTCACATGAGTAGTGCAACATTGGCGCTCGGCGTTTTTATTGCGCGAGCATTTACTCTTTTTGTCGGCACAACCGCACAGCAACAACCAAATCCCAAAGGTCGGGTGTTGTTTGTGGCATTGCAACACTTGAGTTATACCGCTGTAGTGCTGACAGGGGTGACCTTATTGGTCATGAATGATTTTAAAGTTCAGCCATGGTTCTATGCGAAAATCATCTTGTTTTTGGTGTTGTTGTCTACACAAATTAAAACCTACAAACGAGATGACAGCATTTTATTGGCACAGCGTCGTGCGGGTTTAGGTATTGGTGCATTGGCTTTTATTGCTATTCTGCTTTTGATTATGATTAAGCCAGCCTTTGGCTAA
- a CDS encoding ParA family protein, with protein MRTRVVFNQKGGVGKSSIAVNLAAISAAQGFNTLLIDLDPQANASQYVLGDDATYNADKPALEPNIQNFFDEVLGNTQQKGLIGNALGSLLKSRTQDFNAYIHQTPFAKLDVLPASPSLGSLTHALEAKHKIYKLRDAIQSLSGKYQRIYIDTPPAFNFFTLSALIAADRVLIPFDCDVFSKRALHSLIENIMETRADHNERLEIEGIVVNQFQAQAKLPREVVETLKNEGLPVLNSMLPPSVMMKESHHKNMPLIYLVKEHKLTQAYQTLFNEIEPQ; from the coding sequence ATGCGAACACGTGTTGTATTTAATCAAAAAGGTGGCGTGGGGAAATCGAGTATTGCAGTGAATTTGGCTGCAATCAGTGCGGCACAGGGTTTTAACACATTATTAATTGATTTAGACCCACAGGCCAATGCGAGTCAATATGTGTTGGGCGATGATGCGACCTATAATGCAGATAAGCCAGCACTAGAGCCAAATATTCAAAACTTTTTTGATGAGGTTCTTGGGAATACACAACAAAAAGGTTTAATTGGTAATGCGCTGGGTTCGCTCTTAAAATCACGTACACAAGACTTTAATGCCTATATTCACCAGACCCCATTTGCCAAGCTTGATGTTCTACCAGCCAGTCCGAGTTTAGGTAGCTTAACGCATGCACTAGAAGCCAAACATAAAATTTATAAGCTACGCGATGCCATTCAAAGTTTGAGTGGGAAATATCAACGTATCTATATTGATACCCCGCCTGCATTTAACTTTTTCACCTTATCAGCGCTGATTGCTGCCGATCGTGTCCTTATTCCATTTGATTGTGATGTATTTTCCAAGCGTGCATTACATAGCTTGATTGAAAATATTATGGAGACGCGAGCGGATCATAATGAACGCTTAGAAATTGAGGGCATTGTGGTGAATCAGTTTCAAGCACAAGCCAAATTACCGCGTGAAGTGGTGGAAACCTTAAAAAATGAGGGGCTACCTGTTTTAAACAGTATGTTGCCACCATCGGTGATGATGAAAGAGTCTCATCATAAAAATATGCCTTTAATTTATCTGGTAAAAGAACACAAGTTGACCCAAGCCTATCAAACGTTGTTCAATGAAATTGAGCCACAATAA